A part of Myxococcus landrumus genomic DNA contains:
- a CDS encoding PQQ-dependent sugar dehydrogenase, translated as MRAFLTTVACSTLLSIAGNAYGQAARKPTDQSGNLAPDRAAGSQQSVPLEEPTPTGAPVETAPPNVPEFKPAFAGQTRAPAVKTRTAFQVTEVASGFNHPWAIAFLPDRRMLVTEKPTGKLFIVTPQGKKSAPVEGLPPVDGRNQGGLLDVEMGPDYATSGLIYWSYYEPREGGNGLAVARAKLVDGAKPRVEGLKVIFRMQPTLDSTLHAGGRLVFTPDGLLFITLGERSVMEGRVQARDLGSDFGKIVRIRPDGSIPQDNPFVGRKGARPEIWSLGHRNVLSAALDSRHRLWEVEMGPRGGDELNLVESGKDYGWPTIGYGEEYSGARIHKSTQGPGMEQPVYYWDPVISPSGMTIYSGDLFPEWKGNFFIGGLSSQALVRLVLKNDRVVGEERLLLDQDSRIREVVQGPEGALYLLTDASNGRLLKLTPR; from the coding sequence ATGCGCGCATTCCTGACGACCGTGGCCTGTTCGACCCTCCTGTCCATCGCGGGGAACGCGTACGGGCAAGCCGCTCGGAAACCCACGGACCAGAGTGGAAACCTGGCCCCGGACCGGGCCGCTGGCAGCCAGCAATCGGTTCCCCTCGAGGAGCCAACGCCCACCGGAGCGCCCGTGGAGACGGCGCCCCCCAACGTGCCCGAGTTCAAGCCGGCCTTCGCGGGCCAGACGCGCGCGCCCGCCGTCAAGACACGCACTGCGTTCCAGGTCACCGAGGTGGCGTCCGGCTTCAACCACCCGTGGGCCATCGCGTTCCTGCCGGACCGGCGCATGCTGGTGACGGAGAAGCCGACGGGGAAGCTCTTCATCGTCACGCCGCAGGGCAAGAAGTCCGCGCCCGTCGAGGGCCTGCCTCCGGTGGATGGACGCAACCAGGGCGGGTTGCTCGACGTCGAGATGGGGCCTGACTACGCGACCAGCGGCCTCATCTACTGGAGCTATTACGAGCCCCGCGAGGGCGGCAACGGGCTCGCGGTGGCGCGCGCGAAGCTGGTGGACGGCGCGAAGCCCCGCGTCGAGGGCCTGAAGGTCATCTTCCGCATGCAGCCGACGCTCGACTCGACGTTGCATGCGGGCGGCCGGCTCGTCTTCACGCCGGATGGTCTGCTGTTCATCACGCTGGGCGAGCGCTCCGTGATGGAAGGGCGTGTGCAGGCGCGCGACCTGGGGAGCGACTTCGGAAAGATTGTCCGCATCCGCCCGGATGGCTCCATTCCGCAGGACAACCCATTCGTCGGCCGCAAGGGCGCGCGGCCTGAAATCTGGTCGCTGGGCCACCGCAACGTCCTGTCCGCGGCGCTCGATAGCCGCCATCGCCTCTGGGAGGTGGAGATGGGGCCGCGCGGTGGTGACGAGCTCAACCTCGTCGAGTCGGGCAAGGACTACGGCTGGCCGACCATCGGCTATGGCGAGGAGTACTCGGGCGCGCGCATCCACAAGTCCACGCAGGGGCCGGGCATGGAGCAGCCCGTGTACTACTGGGACCCGGTGATTTCTCCGTCGGGCATGACCATCTACTCCGGAGACCTGTTCCCCGAGTGGAAGGGAAACTTCTTCATCGGCGGCCTGTCCAGTCAGGCGCTGGTGCGGCTGGTCCTCAAGAACGACCGCGTCGTGGGCGAGGAGCGGCTGCTCCTGGACCAGGACTCGCGCATCCGCGAGGTCGTCCAGGGCCCCGAGGGGGCGCTCTACCTGCTCACCGACGCGAGCAATGGCCGGTTGCTCAAGCTGACGCCGCGCTGA
- a CDS encoding 2OG-Fe(II) oxygenase, translating into MSASARLKRTERAPSIEARLESLDWTSLASELDARGCASLSAMLTPDECSTLAGLYAAEAPFRSRVVMSRHGFGRGEYKYFAYPLPDLVARLRHGLYPGLSAIANRWNEAMRIDTRYPETHEVYLQRCHQAEQLRPTPLLLQYGEGDYNCLHQDLYGDEVFPLQVAFLLSEPERDFTGGEFVLTEQRPRMQSRAEVVPLRQGDGVIFPVHHRPVQGTRGTYRVNMRHGVSRLRSGHRHTVGIIFHDAR; encoded by the coding sequence ATGAGCGCATCGGCCCGTTTGAAGCGGACGGAGCGAGCGCCCTCCATCGAGGCGCGGCTGGAGTCGCTCGACTGGACATCCCTGGCCTCCGAGCTGGACGCGCGAGGCTGCGCGAGCTTGAGCGCGATGTTGACGCCTGACGAGTGCTCGACGCTCGCCGGGCTCTACGCGGCGGAGGCACCGTTCCGCAGCCGTGTCGTCATGTCGAGGCATGGCTTCGGGCGAGGGGAGTACAAGTACTTCGCCTATCCGCTCCCGGACCTTGTCGCGCGTTTGAGGCATGGGCTCTACCCGGGCCTGTCCGCCATCGCGAACCGGTGGAACGAAGCGATGCGAATCGACACGCGCTATCCGGAGACACACGAGGTCTATCTCCAGCGGTGCCATCAAGCCGAGCAGCTCCGGCCCACCCCGTTGCTGCTCCAGTACGGGGAGGGGGACTACAACTGCCTCCACCAGGACCTCTACGGTGACGAGGTGTTTCCCCTCCAGGTGGCCTTCCTCCTGTCGGAGCCGGAGCGCGACTTCACGGGAGGCGAGTTCGTGCTCACCGAGCAGCGTCCGCGCATGCAGTCCCGCGCGGAGGTGGTGCCCCTGCGGCAGGGGGACGGCGTCATCTTCCCCGTCCACCATCGACCCGTGCAGGGGACTCGGGGCACGTATCGCGTCAACATGCGCCACGGCGTCAGCCGCCTCCGCTCAGGACATCGCCACACAGTGGGCATCATCTTTCATGATGCCCGGTGA
- a CDS encoding glutaminase: MHDFQSILDEVMAAVRPVVGQGRVANYIPALASVDPSRFGMALATVDGEVFGVGDWRMPFSVQSISKVFALALTLSRDGDAIWRRVGKEPSGNPFNSLVQLEYEQGVPRNPFINAGALVMTDRLLSLTGDSRGVVREFLRAESGNPSVDFDPVVAASEAEHGHRNAALAHFMKSYGNIENPVPLVLEHYFWQCSLAMSCADLARACGFLARHGQVSSGTRLLSRSQAKQVNAVMLTCGTYDAAGEFAYRVGLPCKSGVGGGIIAVIPNRCGLCVWGPGLDSHGNSVAGVEALDRFTTLTGLSVF; encoded by the coding sequence ATGCACGACTTTCAATCGATTCTCGATGAAGTGATGGCGGCGGTGCGGCCGGTGGTGGGGCAGGGGCGCGTGGCGAACTACATCCCCGCCCTGGCCTCCGTGGACCCATCGCGGTTCGGCATGGCACTGGCGACCGTCGACGGAGAGGTCTTCGGCGTGGGGGATTGGCGCATGCCGTTCTCCGTGCAGAGCATCTCCAAGGTCTTCGCGCTCGCGCTGACGTTGTCGCGCGACGGAGACGCCATCTGGCGCAGGGTGGGCAAGGAGCCCTCCGGCAACCCGTTCAACTCGCTGGTGCAGCTCGAGTACGAGCAGGGCGTGCCCCGCAACCCCTTCATCAACGCGGGGGCTCTGGTCATGACGGACCGGCTGCTCAGCCTCACGGGTGACTCGCGTGGCGTGGTGCGCGAGTTCCTCCGGGCGGAGAGTGGCAACCCGTCCGTGGACTTCGACCCGGTGGTCGCCGCGTCGGAAGCGGAGCACGGCCACCGCAACGCCGCGCTCGCGCACTTCATGAAGAGCTACGGCAACATCGAGAACCCCGTGCCGCTCGTCCTGGAGCACTACTTCTGGCAGTGCTCACTCGCGATGAGCTGCGCGGACCTCGCGCGGGCCTGCGGCTTCCTGGCGCGCCACGGGCAGGTGTCCAGCGGGACGCGGTTGCTCTCGCGCAGCCAGGCCAAGCAGGTCAACGCGGTGATGCTCACCTGCGGCACCTATGACGCCGCGGGAGAGTTCGCCTACCGCGTGGGCCTGCCCTGCAAGAGCGGCGTCGGAGGCGGCATCATCGCCGTCATCCCCAATCGCTGTGGCCTGTGTGTCTGGGGCCCGGGGCTCGACTCGCACGGCAACTCGGTTGCCGGTGTGGAGGCCCTGGACCGGTTCACGACGCTGACCGGGCTCTCGGTGTTCTGA